One window of the Rosa rugosa chromosome 3, drRosRugo1.1, whole genome shotgun sequence genome contains the following:
- the LOC133739507 gene encoding PX domain-containing protein EREL1 isoform X1, producing MQQRRSPPKHRHDGTSPLPLGMDWSPPPRKWNGRDTVWPHDPHTGWSYCVTIPSWVVLPKSRNSDPVVFYRVQVGLQSPEGITTTSGVLRRFNDFLKLFNDLKKAFPKKNLPPTPPKGLLRMKSQELLEERRCSLEAWMIKLLSDTDISRSVAVASFLELESAARSSFQDTSQHSSEANSLQSPSHPTLPAILGSSSITSDYGSDTAYETSDLGTPRLGRDDSSELGIEDLALDEDLTSPIEKLVKFGMTNIDEGLFMGQTILEQLEGLPKHKMHGRHVNNVTGKDLYNGSASKPSILARNGMELFSQPEHSKVFSHARKLSDESVGSDVSSLRGSDMSNSGVPNSIGDGTLDLLGGADVSRIMEMLGSTELQTSGSTQVVLPLDQRPKLNRVMLTMQQRLVTAKTDMEDLIARLNQEIAVKDYLSTKVKDLEVELETTRQKSKENLQQAILVERERFTKMQWDMEELRRKSLEMELKMKSEQDNTSCPEAKNDSTIQEKDISPPELDSSKEQLENLSKRYEELEAKSKADIKVLVKEVKSLRSSQAELRHELSKSLKEKSESEKLLQREQQRSKHAETAREKLLQECKILHKQLQECNTNFPSEGEDNFILGSSIQEASDLLTTSDNRINQLLSEAQLLEQDNRDDVSDVGEADDVTDDTRTADDELRKMLVDIFTENASLRKQVNSVIRHALKVDIQCKKDDVPNNKLH from the exons ATGCAGCAGAGACGGAGTCCTCCGAAGCACAGACACGATGGGACTTCGCCGCTGCCTCTTGGCATGGATTGGAGTCCTCCTCCCCGAAAATGG AACGGGAGGGACACAGTTTGGCCGCACGATCCTCACACAGGATGGAGTTATTGTGTCACCATTCCTTCCTGGGTTGTTCTTCCCAAATCAAGAAATTCAGACCCCGTTGTG TTCTACAGGGTTCAGGTGGGACTGCAATCACCAGAAGGTATTACAACTACAAGTGGAGTGCTAAGAAGATTTAATGATTTTCTGAAGTTATTTAATGAC CTTAAAAAGGCATTTCCCAAGAAAAATCTCCCACCAACTCCACCCAAGGGACTTCTGCGGATGAAGAGTCAAGAATTGTTGGAAGAG AGAAGGTGCTCTTTGGAGGCCTGGATGATAAAGCTGCTATCTGATACAGATATATCAAGAAGCGTTGCAGTGGCATCCTTTCTTGAATTAGAATCTGCAGCTAGGTCCT CATTCCAAGACACAAGTCAACACAGTTCAGAAGCGAATTCACTTCAGTCGCCTTCCCATCCTACCTTACCTGCCATTCTTGGTAGCTCGTCCATTACATCAGATTATGGAAGTGATACTGCTTATGAGACATCTGACCTGGGAACACCAAGGCTAGGAAGGGATGATAGTTCAGAACTGGGTATCGAAGATCTGGCATTGGATGAAGATCTAACAAGTCCAATAGAAAAGCTTGTGAAGTTTGGCATGACCAATATTGATGAGGGACTGTTTATGGGGCAGACTATACTAGAGCAACTGGAAGGCCTTCCGAAACATAAAATGCATGGGAGACATGTCAATAATGTTACAGGGAAGGACCTGTATAATGGAAGTGCTTCTAAACCTTCAATACTAGCTCGTAATGGAATGGAACTTTTCTCTCAGCCAGAGCATAGTAAAGTTTTTAGTCATGCTCGCAAGCTCTCAGATGAAAGTGTGGGAAGTGATGTAAGTTCTCTAAGAGGTAGTGATATGTCTAACTCTGGGGTTCCAAATTCAATTGGTGATGGCACCCTCGACCTTCTTGGAGGTGCTGATGTTTCAAGGATCATGGAAATGCTCGGAAGTACAGAATTACAAACTTCAGGCAGCACTCAAGTAGTTCTTCCATTGGATCAGCGTCCTAAACTGAATAGGGTTATGTTGACCATGCAGCAAAGACTAGTCACAGCTAAAACAGACATGGAAGATCTTATAGCGAGATTAAATCAAGAAATAGCAGTCAAAGATTACCTCTCAACAAAG GTCAAGGATTTGGAAGTGGAACTTGAAACTACTAGACAGAAGAGTAAGGAAAACCTTCAGCAAGCTATTTTGGTTGAAAGGGAAAGGTTTACCAAAATGCAGTGGGATATGGAGGAACTTCGTCGGAAGTCATTGGAAATGGAGTTGAAGATGAAGTCTGAACAG GATAACACGTCATGCCCAGAGGCAAAAAATGATTCCACTATTCAAGAGAAGGACATATCTCCACCAGAGTTAGATTCTTCTAAGGAGCAGCTTGAGAATTTGTCAAAGCGATATGAAGAGCTAGAAGCAAAATCAAAAGCAGATATTAAAGTTCTCGTTAAAGAAGTTAAATCCTTGCGTAGTTCCCAAGCAGAACTCAGGCATGAGCTTAGTAAATCTCTGAAGGAGAAATCTGAATCTGAG aaGCTTCTCCAACGGGAACAACAGAGGAGCAAACATGCAGAAACTGCTAGAGAGAAATTGTTGCAGGAATGCAAGATTCTTCACAAACAGCTTCAGGAGTGCAATACCAATTTTCCTTCTGAAGGTGAAGATAACTTCATTTTGGGTTCATCGATACAAGAGGCTTCAGATTTGTTGACAACATCAGACAACCGAATTAACCAACTACTTTCAGAG GCACAACTCTTGGAACAAGACAACAGAGATGATGTTTCTGACGTTGGTGAAGCTGACGATGTTACAGATGATACAAGGACAGCAGACGATGAGTTGAGGAAGATGCTCGTAGACATTTTTACTGAGAATGCGAGCTTGCGGAAACAGGTGAACTCTGTTATACGACACGCTCTCAAAGTGGACATCCAGTGTAAGAAAGACGATGTCCCCAACAACAAACTTCACTAG
- the LOC133739507 gene encoding PX domain-containing protein EREL1 isoform X2, which produces MQQRRSPPKHRHDGTSPLPLGMDWSPPPRKWNGRDTVWPHDPHTGWSYCVTIPSWVVLPKSRNSDPVVFYRVQVGLQSPEGITTTSGVLRRFNDFLKLFNDLKKAFPKKNLPPTPPKGLLRMKSQELLEERRCSLEAWMIKLLSDTDISRSVAVASFLELESAARSSFQDTSQHSSEANSLQSPSHPTLPAILGSSSITSDYGSDTAYETSDLGTPRLGRDDSSELGIEDLALDEDLTSPIEKLVKFGMTNIDEGLFMGQTILEQLEGLPKHKMHGRHVNNVTGKDLYNGSASKPSILARNGMELFSQPEHSKVFSHARKLSDESVGSDVSSLRGSDMSNSGVPNSIGDGTLDLLGGADVSRIMEMLGSTELQTSGSTQVVLPLDQRPKLNRVMLTMQQRLVTAKTDMEDLIARLNQEIAVKDYLSTKVKDLEVELETTRQKSKENLQQAILVERERFTKMQWDMEELRRKSLEMELKMKSEQDNTSCPEAKNDSTIQEKDISPPELDSSKEQLENLSKRYEELEAKSKADIKVLVKEVKSLRSSQAELRHELSKSLKEKSESELLQREQQRSKHAETAREKLLQECKILHKQLQECNTNFPSEGEDNFILGSSIQEASDLLTTSDNRINQLLSEAQLLEQDNRDDVSDVGEADDVTDDTRTADDELRKMLVDIFTENASLRKQVNSVIRHALKVDIQCKKDDVPNNKLH; this is translated from the exons ATGCAGCAGAGACGGAGTCCTCCGAAGCACAGACACGATGGGACTTCGCCGCTGCCTCTTGGCATGGATTGGAGTCCTCCTCCCCGAAAATGG AACGGGAGGGACACAGTTTGGCCGCACGATCCTCACACAGGATGGAGTTATTGTGTCACCATTCCTTCCTGGGTTGTTCTTCCCAAATCAAGAAATTCAGACCCCGTTGTG TTCTACAGGGTTCAGGTGGGACTGCAATCACCAGAAGGTATTACAACTACAAGTGGAGTGCTAAGAAGATTTAATGATTTTCTGAAGTTATTTAATGAC CTTAAAAAGGCATTTCCCAAGAAAAATCTCCCACCAACTCCACCCAAGGGACTTCTGCGGATGAAGAGTCAAGAATTGTTGGAAGAG AGAAGGTGCTCTTTGGAGGCCTGGATGATAAAGCTGCTATCTGATACAGATATATCAAGAAGCGTTGCAGTGGCATCCTTTCTTGAATTAGAATCTGCAGCTAGGTCCT CATTCCAAGACACAAGTCAACACAGTTCAGAAGCGAATTCACTTCAGTCGCCTTCCCATCCTACCTTACCTGCCATTCTTGGTAGCTCGTCCATTACATCAGATTATGGAAGTGATACTGCTTATGAGACATCTGACCTGGGAACACCAAGGCTAGGAAGGGATGATAGTTCAGAACTGGGTATCGAAGATCTGGCATTGGATGAAGATCTAACAAGTCCAATAGAAAAGCTTGTGAAGTTTGGCATGACCAATATTGATGAGGGACTGTTTATGGGGCAGACTATACTAGAGCAACTGGAAGGCCTTCCGAAACATAAAATGCATGGGAGACATGTCAATAATGTTACAGGGAAGGACCTGTATAATGGAAGTGCTTCTAAACCTTCAATACTAGCTCGTAATGGAATGGAACTTTTCTCTCAGCCAGAGCATAGTAAAGTTTTTAGTCATGCTCGCAAGCTCTCAGATGAAAGTGTGGGAAGTGATGTAAGTTCTCTAAGAGGTAGTGATATGTCTAACTCTGGGGTTCCAAATTCAATTGGTGATGGCACCCTCGACCTTCTTGGAGGTGCTGATGTTTCAAGGATCATGGAAATGCTCGGAAGTACAGAATTACAAACTTCAGGCAGCACTCAAGTAGTTCTTCCATTGGATCAGCGTCCTAAACTGAATAGGGTTATGTTGACCATGCAGCAAAGACTAGTCACAGCTAAAACAGACATGGAAGATCTTATAGCGAGATTAAATCAAGAAATAGCAGTCAAAGATTACCTCTCAACAAAG GTCAAGGATTTGGAAGTGGAACTTGAAACTACTAGACAGAAGAGTAAGGAAAACCTTCAGCAAGCTATTTTGGTTGAAAGGGAAAGGTTTACCAAAATGCAGTGGGATATGGAGGAACTTCGTCGGAAGTCATTGGAAATGGAGTTGAAGATGAAGTCTGAACAG GATAACACGTCATGCCCAGAGGCAAAAAATGATTCCACTATTCAAGAGAAGGACATATCTCCACCAGAGTTAGATTCTTCTAAGGAGCAGCTTGAGAATTTGTCAAAGCGATATGAAGAGCTAGAAGCAAAATCAAAAGCAGATATTAAAGTTCTCGTTAAAGAAGTTAAATCCTTGCGTAGTTCCCAAGCAGAACTCAGGCATGAGCTTAGTAAATCTCTGAAGGAGAAATCTGAATCTGAG CTTCTCCAACGGGAACAACAGAGGAGCAAACATGCAGAAACTGCTAGAGAGAAATTGTTGCAGGAATGCAAGATTCTTCACAAACAGCTTCAGGAGTGCAATACCAATTTTCCTTCTGAAGGTGAAGATAACTTCATTTTGGGTTCATCGATACAAGAGGCTTCAGATTTGTTGACAACATCAGACAACCGAATTAACCAACTACTTTCAGAG GCACAACTCTTGGAACAAGACAACAGAGATGATGTTTCTGACGTTGGTGAAGCTGACGATGTTACAGATGATACAAGGACAGCAGACGATGAGTTGAGGAAGATGCTCGTAGACATTTTTACTGAGAATGCGAGCTTGCGGAAACAGGTGAACTCTGTTATACGACACGCTCTCAAAGTGGACATCCAGTGTAAGAAAGACGATGTCCCCAACAACAAACTTCACTAG
- the LOC133739507 gene encoding PX domain-containing protein EREL1 isoform X3, which produces MGLRRCLLAWIGVLLPENGTGGTQFGRTILTQDGVIVSPFLPGLFFPNQEIQTPLWVQVGLQSPEGITTTSGVLRRFNDFLKLFNDLKKAFPKKNLPPTPPKGLLRMKSQELLEERRCSLEAWMIKLLSDTDISRSVAVASFLELESAARSSFQDTSQHSSEANSLQSPSHPTLPAILGSSSITSDYGSDTAYETSDLGTPRLGRDDSSELGIEDLALDEDLTSPIEKLVKFGMTNIDEGLFMGQTILEQLEGLPKHKMHGRHVNNVTGKDLYNGSASKPSILARNGMELFSQPEHSKVFSHARKLSDESVGSDVSSLRGSDMSNSGVPNSIGDGTLDLLGGADVSRIMEMLGSTELQTSGSTQVVLPLDQRPKLNRVMLTMQQRLVTAKTDMEDLIARLNQEIAVKDYLSTKVKDLEVELETTRQKSKENLQQAILVERERFTKMQWDMEELRRKSLEMELKMKSEQDNTSCPEAKNDSTIQEKDISPPELDSSKEQLENLSKRYEELEAKSKADIKVLVKEVKSLRSSQAELRHELSKSLKEKSESEKLLQREQQRSKHAETAREKLLQECKILHKQLQECNTNFPSEGEDNFILGSSIQEASDLLTTSDNRINQLLSEAQLLEQDNRDDVSDVGEADDVTDDTRTADDELRKMLVDIFTENASLRKQVNSVIRHALKVDIQCKKDDVPNNKLH; this is translated from the exons ATGGGACTTCGCCGCTGCCTCTTGGCATGGATTGGAGTCCTCCTCCCCGAAAATGG AACGGGAGGGACACAGTTTGGCCGCACGATCCTCACACAGGATGGAGTTATTGTGTCACCATTCCTTCCTGGGTTGTTCTTCCCAAATCAAGAAATTCAGACCCCGTTGTG GGTTCAGGTGGGACTGCAATCACCAGAAGGTATTACAACTACAAGTGGAGTGCTAAGAAGATTTAATGATTTTCTGAAGTTATTTAATGAC CTTAAAAAGGCATTTCCCAAGAAAAATCTCCCACCAACTCCACCCAAGGGACTTCTGCGGATGAAGAGTCAAGAATTGTTGGAAGAG AGAAGGTGCTCTTTGGAGGCCTGGATGATAAAGCTGCTATCTGATACAGATATATCAAGAAGCGTTGCAGTGGCATCCTTTCTTGAATTAGAATCTGCAGCTAGGTCCT CATTCCAAGACACAAGTCAACACAGTTCAGAAGCGAATTCACTTCAGTCGCCTTCCCATCCTACCTTACCTGCCATTCTTGGTAGCTCGTCCATTACATCAGATTATGGAAGTGATACTGCTTATGAGACATCTGACCTGGGAACACCAAGGCTAGGAAGGGATGATAGTTCAGAACTGGGTATCGAAGATCTGGCATTGGATGAAGATCTAACAAGTCCAATAGAAAAGCTTGTGAAGTTTGGCATGACCAATATTGATGAGGGACTGTTTATGGGGCAGACTATACTAGAGCAACTGGAAGGCCTTCCGAAACATAAAATGCATGGGAGACATGTCAATAATGTTACAGGGAAGGACCTGTATAATGGAAGTGCTTCTAAACCTTCAATACTAGCTCGTAATGGAATGGAACTTTTCTCTCAGCCAGAGCATAGTAAAGTTTTTAGTCATGCTCGCAAGCTCTCAGATGAAAGTGTGGGAAGTGATGTAAGTTCTCTAAGAGGTAGTGATATGTCTAACTCTGGGGTTCCAAATTCAATTGGTGATGGCACCCTCGACCTTCTTGGAGGTGCTGATGTTTCAAGGATCATGGAAATGCTCGGAAGTACAGAATTACAAACTTCAGGCAGCACTCAAGTAGTTCTTCCATTGGATCAGCGTCCTAAACTGAATAGGGTTATGTTGACCATGCAGCAAAGACTAGTCACAGCTAAAACAGACATGGAAGATCTTATAGCGAGATTAAATCAAGAAATAGCAGTCAAAGATTACCTCTCAACAAAG GTCAAGGATTTGGAAGTGGAACTTGAAACTACTAGACAGAAGAGTAAGGAAAACCTTCAGCAAGCTATTTTGGTTGAAAGGGAAAGGTTTACCAAAATGCAGTGGGATATGGAGGAACTTCGTCGGAAGTCATTGGAAATGGAGTTGAAGATGAAGTCTGAACAG GATAACACGTCATGCCCAGAGGCAAAAAATGATTCCACTATTCAAGAGAAGGACATATCTCCACCAGAGTTAGATTCTTCTAAGGAGCAGCTTGAGAATTTGTCAAAGCGATATGAAGAGCTAGAAGCAAAATCAAAAGCAGATATTAAAGTTCTCGTTAAAGAAGTTAAATCCTTGCGTAGTTCCCAAGCAGAACTCAGGCATGAGCTTAGTAAATCTCTGAAGGAGAAATCTGAATCTGAG aaGCTTCTCCAACGGGAACAACAGAGGAGCAAACATGCAGAAACTGCTAGAGAGAAATTGTTGCAGGAATGCAAGATTCTTCACAAACAGCTTCAGGAGTGCAATACCAATTTTCCTTCTGAAGGTGAAGATAACTTCATTTTGGGTTCATCGATACAAGAGGCTTCAGATTTGTTGACAACATCAGACAACCGAATTAACCAACTACTTTCAGAG GCACAACTCTTGGAACAAGACAACAGAGATGATGTTTCTGACGTTGGTGAAGCTGACGATGTTACAGATGATACAAGGACAGCAGACGATGAGTTGAGGAAGATGCTCGTAGACATTTTTACTGAGAATGCGAGCTTGCGGAAACAGGTGAACTCTGTTATACGACACGCTCTCAAAGTGGACATCCAGTGTAAGAAAGACGATGTCCCCAACAACAAACTTCACTAG
- the LOC133739507 gene encoding PX domain-containing protein EREL1 isoform X4, whose translation MTLQSLCMLRFYRVQVGLQSPEGITTTSGVLRRFNDFLKLFNDLKKAFPKKNLPPTPPKGLLRMKSQELLEERRCSLEAWMIKLLSDTDISRSVAVASFLELESAARSSFQDTSQHSSEANSLQSPSHPTLPAILGSSSITSDYGSDTAYETSDLGTPRLGRDDSSELGIEDLALDEDLTSPIEKLVKFGMTNIDEGLFMGQTILEQLEGLPKHKMHGRHVNNVTGKDLYNGSASKPSILARNGMELFSQPEHSKVFSHARKLSDESVGSDVSSLRGSDMSNSGVPNSIGDGTLDLLGGADVSRIMEMLGSTELQTSGSTQVVLPLDQRPKLNRVMLTMQQRLVTAKTDMEDLIARLNQEIAVKDYLSTKVKDLEVELETTRQKSKENLQQAILVERERFTKMQWDMEELRRKSLEMELKMKSEQDNTSCPEAKNDSTIQEKDISPPELDSSKEQLENLSKRYEELEAKSKADIKVLVKEVKSLRSSQAELRHELSKSLKEKSESEKLLQREQQRSKHAETAREKLLQECKILHKQLQECNTNFPSEGEDNFILGSSIQEASDLLTTSDNRINQLLSEAQLLEQDNRDDVSDVGEADDVTDDTRTADDELRKMLVDIFTENASLRKQVNSVIRHALKVDIQCKKDDVPNNKLH comes from the exons ATGACTCTCCAGTCTTTATGCATGCTCAGG TTCTACAGGGTTCAGGTGGGACTGCAATCACCAGAAGGTATTACAACTACAAGTGGAGTGCTAAGAAGATTTAATGATTTTCTGAAGTTATTTAATGAC CTTAAAAAGGCATTTCCCAAGAAAAATCTCCCACCAACTCCACCCAAGGGACTTCTGCGGATGAAGAGTCAAGAATTGTTGGAAGAG AGAAGGTGCTCTTTGGAGGCCTGGATGATAAAGCTGCTATCTGATACAGATATATCAAGAAGCGTTGCAGTGGCATCCTTTCTTGAATTAGAATCTGCAGCTAGGTCCT CATTCCAAGACACAAGTCAACACAGTTCAGAAGCGAATTCACTTCAGTCGCCTTCCCATCCTACCTTACCTGCCATTCTTGGTAGCTCGTCCATTACATCAGATTATGGAAGTGATACTGCTTATGAGACATCTGACCTGGGAACACCAAGGCTAGGAAGGGATGATAGTTCAGAACTGGGTATCGAAGATCTGGCATTGGATGAAGATCTAACAAGTCCAATAGAAAAGCTTGTGAAGTTTGGCATGACCAATATTGATGAGGGACTGTTTATGGGGCAGACTATACTAGAGCAACTGGAAGGCCTTCCGAAACATAAAATGCATGGGAGACATGTCAATAATGTTACAGGGAAGGACCTGTATAATGGAAGTGCTTCTAAACCTTCAATACTAGCTCGTAATGGAATGGAACTTTTCTCTCAGCCAGAGCATAGTAAAGTTTTTAGTCATGCTCGCAAGCTCTCAGATGAAAGTGTGGGAAGTGATGTAAGTTCTCTAAGAGGTAGTGATATGTCTAACTCTGGGGTTCCAAATTCAATTGGTGATGGCACCCTCGACCTTCTTGGAGGTGCTGATGTTTCAAGGATCATGGAAATGCTCGGAAGTACAGAATTACAAACTTCAGGCAGCACTCAAGTAGTTCTTCCATTGGATCAGCGTCCTAAACTGAATAGGGTTATGTTGACCATGCAGCAAAGACTAGTCACAGCTAAAACAGACATGGAAGATCTTATAGCGAGATTAAATCAAGAAATAGCAGTCAAAGATTACCTCTCAACAAAG GTCAAGGATTTGGAAGTGGAACTTGAAACTACTAGACAGAAGAGTAAGGAAAACCTTCAGCAAGCTATTTTGGTTGAAAGGGAAAGGTTTACCAAAATGCAGTGGGATATGGAGGAACTTCGTCGGAAGTCATTGGAAATGGAGTTGAAGATGAAGTCTGAACAG GATAACACGTCATGCCCAGAGGCAAAAAATGATTCCACTATTCAAGAGAAGGACATATCTCCACCAGAGTTAGATTCTTCTAAGGAGCAGCTTGAGAATTTGTCAAAGCGATATGAAGAGCTAGAAGCAAAATCAAAAGCAGATATTAAAGTTCTCGTTAAAGAAGTTAAATCCTTGCGTAGTTCCCAAGCAGAACTCAGGCATGAGCTTAGTAAATCTCTGAAGGAGAAATCTGAATCTGAG aaGCTTCTCCAACGGGAACAACAGAGGAGCAAACATGCAGAAACTGCTAGAGAGAAATTGTTGCAGGAATGCAAGATTCTTCACAAACAGCTTCAGGAGTGCAATACCAATTTTCCTTCTGAAGGTGAAGATAACTTCATTTTGGGTTCATCGATACAAGAGGCTTCAGATTTGTTGACAACATCAGACAACCGAATTAACCAACTACTTTCAGAG GCACAACTCTTGGAACAAGACAACAGAGATGATGTTTCTGACGTTGGTGAAGCTGACGATGTTACAGATGATACAAGGACAGCAGACGATGAGTTGAGGAAGATGCTCGTAGACATTTTTACTGAGAATGCGAGCTTGCGGAAACAGGTGAACTCTGTTATACGACACGCTCTCAAAGTGGACATCCAGTGTAAGAAAGACGATGTCCCCAACAACAAACTTCACTAG
- the LOC133739507 gene encoding PX domain-containing protein EREL1 isoform X5, protein MIKLLSDTDISRSVAVASFLELESAARSSFQDTSQHSSEANSLQSPSHPTLPAILGSSSITSDYGSDTAYETSDLGTPRLGRDDSSELGIEDLALDEDLTSPIEKLVKFGMTNIDEGLFMGQTILEQLEGLPKHKMHGRHVNNVTGKDLYNGSASKPSILARNGMELFSQPEHSKVFSHARKLSDESVGSDVSSLRGSDMSNSGVPNSIGDGTLDLLGGADVSRIMEMLGSTELQTSGSTQVVLPLDQRPKLNRVMLTMQQRLVTAKTDMEDLIARLNQEIAVKDYLSTKVKDLEVELETTRQKSKENLQQAILVERERFTKMQWDMEELRRKSLEMELKMKSEQDNTSCPEAKNDSTIQEKDISPPELDSSKEQLENLSKRYEELEAKSKADIKVLVKEVKSLRSSQAELRHELSKSLKEKSESEKLLQREQQRSKHAETAREKLLQECKILHKQLQECNTNFPSEGEDNFILGSSIQEASDLLTTSDNRINQLLSEAQLLEQDNRDDVSDVGEADDVTDDTRTADDELRKMLVDIFTENASLRKQVNSVIRHALKVDIQCKKDDVPNNKLH, encoded by the exons ATGATAAAGCTGCTATCTGATACAGATATATCAAGAAGCGTTGCAGTGGCATCCTTTCTTGAATTAGAATCTGCAGCTAGGTCCT CATTCCAAGACACAAGTCAACACAGTTCAGAAGCGAATTCACTTCAGTCGCCTTCCCATCCTACCTTACCTGCCATTCTTGGTAGCTCGTCCATTACATCAGATTATGGAAGTGATACTGCTTATGAGACATCTGACCTGGGAACACCAAGGCTAGGAAGGGATGATAGTTCAGAACTGGGTATCGAAGATCTGGCATTGGATGAAGATCTAACAAGTCCAATAGAAAAGCTTGTGAAGTTTGGCATGACCAATATTGATGAGGGACTGTTTATGGGGCAGACTATACTAGAGCAACTGGAAGGCCTTCCGAAACATAAAATGCATGGGAGACATGTCAATAATGTTACAGGGAAGGACCTGTATAATGGAAGTGCTTCTAAACCTTCAATACTAGCTCGTAATGGAATGGAACTTTTCTCTCAGCCAGAGCATAGTAAAGTTTTTAGTCATGCTCGCAAGCTCTCAGATGAAAGTGTGGGAAGTGATGTAAGTTCTCTAAGAGGTAGTGATATGTCTAACTCTGGGGTTCCAAATTCAATTGGTGATGGCACCCTCGACCTTCTTGGAGGTGCTGATGTTTCAAGGATCATGGAAATGCTCGGAAGTACAGAATTACAAACTTCAGGCAGCACTCAAGTAGTTCTTCCATTGGATCAGCGTCCTAAACTGAATAGGGTTATGTTGACCATGCAGCAAAGACTAGTCACAGCTAAAACAGACATGGAAGATCTTATAGCGAGATTAAATCAAGAAATAGCAGTCAAAGATTACCTCTCAACAAAG GTCAAGGATTTGGAAGTGGAACTTGAAACTACTAGACAGAAGAGTAAGGAAAACCTTCAGCAAGCTATTTTGGTTGAAAGGGAAAGGTTTACCAAAATGCAGTGGGATATGGAGGAACTTCGTCGGAAGTCATTGGAAATGGAGTTGAAGATGAAGTCTGAACAG GATAACACGTCATGCCCAGAGGCAAAAAATGATTCCACTATTCAAGAGAAGGACATATCTCCACCAGAGTTAGATTCTTCTAAGGAGCAGCTTGAGAATTTGTCAAAGCGATATGAAGAGCTAGAAGCAAAATCAAAAGCAGATATTAAAGTTCTCGTTAAAGAAGTTAAATCCTTGCGTAGTTCCCAAGCAGAACTCAGGCATGAGCTTAGTAAATCTCTGAAGGAGAAATCTGAATCTGAG aaGCTTCTCCAACGGGAACAACAGAGGAGCAAACATGCAGAAACTGCTAGAGAGAAATTGTTGCAGGAATGCAAGATTCTTCACAAACAGCTTCAGGAGTGCAATACCAATTTTCCTTCTGAAGGTGAAGATAACTTCATTTTGGGTTCATCGATACAAGAGGCTTCAGATTTGTTGACAACATCAGACAACCGAATTAACCAACTACTTTCAGAG GCACAACTCTTGGAACAAGACAACAGAGATGATGTTTCTGACGTTGGTGAAGCTGACGATGTTACAGATGATACAAGGACAGCAGACGATGAGTTGAGGAAGATGCTCGTAGACATTTTTACTGAGAATGCGAGCTTGCGGAAACAGGTGAACTCTGTTATACGACACGCTCTCAAAGTGGACATCCAGTGTAAGAAAGACGATGTCCCCAACAACAAACTTCACTAG
- the LOC133739512 gene encoding adenine phosphoribosyltransferase 5-like: MFASENGLKGDPRLQAISEAIRVVPHFPKPGIMFQDITTLLLDHKAFKHTVDIFVDRYRDMDISVVAGVEARGFMFGPAIALAIGAKFVPLRKPRKLPGEVISEAYELEYGTDCLEMHVGAVQPGERALVIDDLIATGGTLSAAISLLERVGAEVVECACVIGLPEVKGQCRLNGKPLYILVEPRELDNCC; the protein is encoded by the exons atgttTGCTTCAGAAAATGGACTGAAAGGAGACCCGAGGCTTCAGGCCATATCTGAAGCCATCAGGGTTGTGCCTCACTTTCCAAAACCAG GAATAATGTTTCAGGACATTACAACATTGTTGCTTGATCACAAGGCCTTCAAGCACACTGTCGACATTTTTGTTGATCGCTACAGAGACATGGACATCTCTGTTGTTGCCG GAGTGGAAGCCAGAGGGTTCATGTTTGGTCCTGCAATTGCCTTAGCTATTGGTGCCAAGTTTGTTCCTTTACGTAAACCCAGAAAGTTGCCGG GAGAAGTAATTTCAGAAGCATACGAACTCGAATATGGAACTGATTGCTTGGAGATGCATGTTGGTGCTGTTCAGCCTGGAGAACGTGCATTGGTTATTGATGATTTAATAGCTACAGGTGGGACATTGTCGGCAGCAATAAGCCTTTTAG AGCGCGTGGGAGCTGAAGTGGTCGAATGTGCATGTGTTATTGGGTTGCCTGAGGTTAAG GGACAGTGCAGGCTTAATGGAAAGCCACTTTATATCCTTGTGGAGCCGCGAGAGCTAGATAACTGTTGCTGA